TTTAGCTAAAACTTTTCGGCCTcggaaagacagacagacagatgatAGACAGATTTCCGGTCGTCTCGTATTTACCGTCTCATCGAATAATGAGAGGGATGGAATAGAGAGTTCGCTCTGCGTAGTAGGCTGGTCTCTTCTTTTTGACATGGATgtcgtggccgaaatcggtcaggtcATGaagatatcatcatcatcacaagtgttattgtaaattttgtaaatcatGACGATATCTATtatctattacatataataaaattagagtgtctgtctgtaatattataatagcagctttttaataaatgcctatgtatgtatacatggtacattttttacaagttttctttgtccgtctgtctgtttgttctgcccaatctctggaacggctggactgattttgacgggactttcactggcagataactGATGTAATacggagtaacttaggctacttttatttatagaactaattattaaatattagcttaaaatttaaaaaaaaaaacatatttgttagaTAACAAACTCACAGTAAACTCAATATAACGTATTTAAGTTTAAAGCATTAATAGTacctattctattttttatttagattccaTCATTGTTCGCTTATTTGCCAAAGACTTACATGGACTGGAATTTCACCTCAGAGGATGATGGCTACACGGCACAATACCGCCAGCAGACATATCTAGATCTCCCACAAGGTAAAGCGCTCGGAGGTAGCAGTTCCATTCATCACTTCTACCACATTAGAGGAGATCCCAGGGATTATGACGATTGGGCAACGGCAACCGGTGACGACTCGTGGTCCTGGCAAAATCTTATCCCATATTTCATCAAGAGTGAACGACTTGAAGATCCGTACATATTGAATTCACAGACCAGTAAATATCACGGAACAAAAGGTTACATGGGTATAACGAGGGAAAGTAGAGATTTACCTCTCAAATACTTAGAAGCTTTCAAAGAAATGGGAcacaaaattattgaaaacgTAAACGCAGGCGATACATTAGGTTTCTTCCTGCCTATGTTTACTATATTTGGAGGAGTTCGGCAAAGCAGCGCGGAGTCATTCTTGTCACCAATAAAGAATAgggaaaacttatttattatgaaaaatacctTAGTAACGAAGATTGTGATCGATGAAAATTTACAAGCGACAGGTGTTCAATGTAAAACTTCGGCTGGATCGTCTATTACAATACTTGCTCAAAAGGAAGTCATAGTTTCAGCTGGTGCCTTTAATTCGCCTAAACTTCTTATGCTCTCTGGCATAGGGCCAAAAGAGCATCTTGAAAATTTTGGTATTAACGTGGTGTCTGATTTACCCGTGGGTGAGAATTCACAAGATCACATGGCTGTAATATTGGTTCATCGGTTAGAAGAAACTAATGATACGCTTACTTCAGATCCAACCCAATTTCCTGTACCAACTTTTGTTGGTTTCGGAGCTATAAATAAGACTCAGAGTTATCCAGACTacgtaacattaaatttaatcagtCGGAACAGCCCAGCAGCGTTAATGCAGCTTTGTTCATCAGTATTTAGTCTTCACGAAAACATTTGCTCCCAGATTTATGCCGCCGGTGAAGGTAGAGAAGTACTCTTCTCAGTACTGTCGTTAGGCCGGCCCTTGTCTCGGGGACAGGTTCGTTTACAAAGTACGAACCCTGAAGATCCACCAAAAATTTACACAGGATTTCTGTCCGCTAGTTTAGATTTACAGAACAACGTTGATTCCATTTTAGACTTTGTCAGAGTAACCGAGTCAAGTTATTTCGCTGGAGTTGGGGctcaaacaatatattttgaattcccGAACTGCAGTTCTGCGACGAACATAAGAGATTATTGGAAGTGCTATGTTCTCCATATGATGGATACTACTTTCCATTATAGTTCTACATGCCCAATGGGATCGGTTCTGGATTCCAGCCTCAAAGTCGTCGGCGTGAACAAGCTTAGAGTGGTGGATGCGAGCGCCATGCCAAATCTAACAAGCGGTAACATAAACGCTGCCGTCGTGGTCCTCGCAGAAAAAGCCGCTGACATAATTAAGCGCAGCCAATCTTGTGAATAACATTCATTCTCTAAATGAACTTTATAATTTGaccttcaaaacaaaataaagagtTTGAATAGATCTTAtagttaaatactaattaaattgataaaatacgattgtaaaataaattgtttacaacATCCTgcttatatgttatgttatcatGTATGTACTTTagcatcataatttaaaatatattaaattagaaagtTGAGTATATCATtccttttactttaatatcGTGGTCGTTGTATGACGATGGGCGACCAGATGAACAGACAGATCATTCTCAAAGCTTCTTAGCAATCTTCGTCAAAttctacgtaataaatattgagaaaatttaattttataattaattacagttaCTTCGTTTTATCTTACACtcatacataatgtattaacaAGGTCCAAGGAGCTGTCAAAAATGGAAgcgtttttatttacttgtattttaatGGGCTGCCTCGTTGCCGTATCTTGATATCACGCTGTAGATCTTAGGATAGGCTTAAACCCCAGGTCGGGCTGATAAAAAGTGATTGGGTTTTTCAAGTGTCacgctttttatctttaatatgatCTTGTATTAAGTAATCATCTTTATCAACGATTTGATGATGGTccttatttatgaatgttttttttttatatgaactttaaactttttaaaaggcttaaaaatagctgtagaatcttattataaaaacgattaccGTGCCCCAGAAAGTATGTATTAACTTTGAAAAGCTTAATCTGAAACACGAGTGGAAATGCAGGTGCGTTTTTGGCTGAGAGTGTGAGAGACGAGATACTGCTTTGATCCCTGTCACCTTGTGTGATCGAATTTGTACCTTATATAGTTTGAACTGTTAAAATAtcagataattaaaaagtagtCAAATTGGAATACAATGCgtcaatattttgattaaaaagcAAAATCGTGGCAGCCACGAGTTTGTTCCggttcccgagaaatattagcctCCGCCGATGTATAAGGTTATTAATTATCttcatttctataaaattcaCTTATAAAGTGCCATGTCTTTTTAATTGCaatgattacaattaaattaattaacatattttcgaattcaactaattttatttcgaacCGATTTGTGTGAAACGAAAAGAAATCTCTTCACGAAACACacattatttacttatgttaacattttatttaaatataataaaacaagcgCAACGGTATTAAACTTAATGACACAAGAAGTATATTTACAGCGATAAATgtacattcaaaataataaagataatcttAGCAGATTCAGCGGCaatcattgtttaaataacagAAGTCAAGGTAATTATAACACTAAGTTTTAGATTTAAAGTCAATTCATCCTTTCTGAGGTAAAGTATTCTATCCGAAGCCTGGGcgctaattctactaacaaattgtcactgtatcgcaatcgaatcgaaaagtTATTGTTGTCGTTCACCCGTTTCCcattctactaacacaacgatccagttgtGATCCGGTCCGGATccggtcgaagttggatcggaatataatcgggTTTACATCATAGCCGTTATATACTAACAGAATTTACCCCCTGAACTTGTGATTTTCGAAGTGTTGTGTACATCATTGTAAGGTTTTAGAAGGTCGATCCTGGTGAATTACTCATGTTTTTTATGGCTCATATGACAAAAGATATAAATACGCagttatctgtatatataaaagcgaaatttaACATAATGATTAATTACGGAAATTattaatctcagaaactatagaCTTCAAATTTGGCTGATatgttccttatagggtgtagacatccggaAGGTCgtacggattttacgaaactccacccctcaGGGGGTAAAAAGGGGATCGGAAGTTtgtgtttcataaatttcgGGTAAAGCCGCAGCTTCAGCTagttatgtacaaaaataaatttataaaggaattaatgaaaaaagaaaagctTAGGACACGGGACGATTGAAAAAAAACCGAATATGAGCAGCAAACTATTTGACGGACCGACCGACAAAcagataaacattttaaaatatatataaatataaacttttgtaattgttttcagattgaagggtgagtaaccTAGTGTAACTAAATGCCAAAAGTAAaaattagttcccaaggttgatggcgcattggcgatataagggattgttaatatttcttttagtgTTAATGCCTTCAGGGGGTGGTATCACCTATCATTAGGGGGCCCATGTGCcaatacctattaaataaaaaaaatatacgataccTTAGCCTAAATTACCTctttacagtaaataaaatatgtataaccaTATTTTTGTTCTAGCTATAGAATAAGGACCCGTAAGAATGGACGTGGGTACGGCTCTCGCAAGCGTCCAAGTTATAAAAGGTGCCTTACTCTTGCTGTCAGCACTCGCTCTCACGAGCTACAAGTGGCCGGTAGATAAACCACTTAGTGGTGAGTTATATTCGTATTATTACTACAGACGATACGTTAATCTTGTCAATATCGATGTTAAGTCCATAGCCCACATTTACCTTATCAGCTAGCTTTGTTCTTTTTCACCAGTTTTAATCATTACTGCTCAGGTCCCGGTGATTTTAAATACTTTCCTCATGGGCCTCAAGATCTGGGAAATGAAATGCTGAAAGTTTTTTTCAAATCCGTTTGGTAGTtccaatcaaaaacaaaataatctcACCAGATTTattgtattagtatatattgaAACAATTACGATACACGACTTCCATCGTCAGGAACTGGGATATAAAACAGCAGTTACGACATTTGCATTGCAACTTCGCATTTTTTTATCGACGAAATTGCAATTTTATATCGACGTAAGTCTATAATTGTGTAAAGCTAAGAATTCAATGTATGTGTTGTCTAGACAGTGCAACATGCGATTACATCGTGATTGGTGCTGGAACAGCGGGTAGCGTCATGGCGAATCGTCTTAGTGAGGATCCAAGGTCCATCGTGTGCGTCATAGAGGCCGGAGGAGACCCACCTTTGGAGACTGAGGTATAATAACATTCAATGAAGTTTTACGCACACAGATAGAAATCTTGTTGCCTTGTTGTGAGTGGCTAGATGTAAGACCTGGGTACTGGGTCCAAACTTCAGGttgggccgataaaaagttatcgggttttctatcgaaaaattcttagtaacagCTTGGACTCTGAAAGTTGGTAGTTTCTACATCCGTTTTCTACCTCAGAAACCACGTTAGCCTTAAttatttccggtcgtgtcggatttctCAACCCATCGGATATTAAGAGTGAGAGAATGTAGAGTAGATCTATATTTGCGCAGAAACTTGTTACTATAATAGTTTCTGGTCTCTCGTGAGATTAGTCGCCGTGACcgaaaaaacaacaatattttataaataactgatagtaagattaaaaaaaattgtgttgttgacaaaattataaaattaatatatttacataaaaaataaaaaaaaaacatatttcttaaataacaaaCTCACGTATAAACTCAATATAtcgtatttaaatgaaatacatatatagttataccattattttttctttagattCCATCGTTGTTCGCTTATTTGCCGAAGACTTACATGGACTGGAATTTCACCTCAGAAGATGA
This is a stretch of genomic DNA from Vanessa atalanta chromosome 20, ilVanAtal1.2, whole genome shotgun sequence. It encodes these proteins:
- the LOC125072067 gene encoding ecdysone oxidase-like → MDVGTALAGVQVIKGAFLLLTALALTSYKWPVDKQLSDSATCDYIVIGAGTAGSIVANRLSEDPRFTVCVIEAGGDPPLETEIPSLFAYLPKTYMDWNFTSEDDGYTAQYRQQTYLDLPQGKALGGSSSIHHFYHIRGDPRDYDDWATATGDDSWSWQNLIPYFIKSERLEDPYILNSQTSKYHGTKGYMGITRESRDLPLKYLEAFKEMGHKIIENVNAGDTLGFFLPMFTIFGGVRQSSAESFLSPIKNRENLFIMKNTLVTKIVIDENLQATGVQCKTSAGSSITILAQKEVIVSAGAFNSPKLLMLSGIGPKEHLENFGINVVSDLPVGENSQDHMAVILVHRLEETNDTLTSDPTQFPVPTFVGFGAINKTQSYPDYVTLNLISRNSPAALMQLCSSVFSLHENICSQIYAAGEGREVLFSVLSLGRPLSRGQVRLQSTNPEDPPKIYTGFLSASLDLQNNVDSILDFVRVTESSYFAGVGAQTIYFEFPNCSSATNIRDYWKCYVLHMMDTTFHYSSTCPMGSVLDSSLKVVGVNKLRVVDASAMPNLTSGNINAAVVVLAEKAADIIKRSQSCE